In Deltaproteobacteria bacterium, the genomic stretch CGGTTGGCCGCATAGCCCATGACCTCGTTGTCGTTGACCTTGGGCGACTTGATCGCGCTCATGGCCACCGCCTTGTTGCTGTCTCGCACGAGCACGAAGCGCTCGAAGGCACCGCCCAGCAGCGCCATGCGCATCTTCTCCATCGGATTCATGCGCGAGATGATGAAGAAGAGCCCCTGCCCGCCGGTGGCCTTCTCGGCGACCGCCGCCGCCGCCTGCTGCACGGCCTCGTCGAGCGGCAGATCGAGATCGAGGTTGGCCTCGTCCATCGGCAGCGACAGATCATCGACGGCCGACTGCGCGAACATGGCCTCGAGATCGAGCACGTCGACGCTCCCCCCGGCCTCGACCCGCACCGCGTCGAGGTCGACCTCGTCGCCGACGGCGGCGTTCTGGAAGGTCTCGATGACCTTCGCGTGGGTGTCCTGCAGGCCCACCGTCGCGCGCTTGAAGAGGTCGTCTCGCTCGGGCTGCGGTGCGGACTCTTCGAGCAGCGCCGTGCGGATCTCGTCCATGTTGGGCAGCCGCACGTCGATGTTCTCGCGCACCGCGAACTCGAGCATGCGGTGCACCACGCTCATGCGGCAGTTCGGGTTCTGGTACAGCGATTCGACGATCGCCGGGTGCCGCATCCATCGTTCCTGGTTGTCCGCGAGCACGTCGCACACCGCATCGGGGCAGACCCGCGCGATGCCGGCCAGAGTCTCGTCGTCGACCTGACGGTGTCGCACCACGCGTTCGAGCACGTCGGTGTTCCGCGGCAGCTTGCGACCGAGCAGATCGAGCACGCCGGCCGGCAACGTCGCGTCGTCGAGCGCACCGTTCAGGATCGCCGGCGGCAGCCCCTCGAGGGTCTTCGACGCCACCGTGGCGAGGTCGGGGTCGTTCGAGACCCAGATCTGATACAGCGCGATCAGTAGGTCGCGCGGCGGTAGCGGGGCCAGGCCGCGCGCAACCATGCCGCGCAGGGGCGCGGGCGCATCCGGCCCGACCACGCGCCACACCCCGGGGCCGGCCTCCTGCTGCTCGAGCGCGCGATGGGCATAGGCCACGTGCTACCGCCTCACTTGCCCCGGTTGCGCGCATGGATGATGCGCAGGCCCTGCAGCACCAGCGCGTCGTCGACGGCGTCGATGGCGTTGGTGTGCGCCGCCAGGGTTGCCGCGAAGCCACCGGTGGCGACCACCCGCACCGGGAAGTCGGCCTCGTCGCGGATGCGCGCGATGAGGCCCTCGACCAGCCCGATGTAGCCGTTGACGAGGCCCGATTGGATCGCACCGACGGTGTTGCGACCGATCACGCGATCGGGCTTGGCGGTGTCGACCCTCGGCAGCTTCGCAGCGCGGGTGAACAACGCGTCGGCGCTGATGCCGATGCCGGGCGCGATCGCGCCGCCGAGGTACTCGGGCGCCGGCGAGACCACGTCGAACGTGGTCGCAGTGCCGAAGTCGACGATGATGATGCCGCAGCCGTCGCGGCCGTGGGCCTCGTGGGCCGCGACGGCGGTGACGATGCGATCGGCGCCGACATCCTGCGGGGGGTCGTAGCGGATCGGCATGCCGGTACGGACGCCCGGTCCGACCACGAGTGGATCGAAGCCGGCGTAGCGCACCAGCGCCTCGCGCAAGGCCGAGAGCGCGGGTGGGACCACGCAGGCGATGATCGCGTCGCCGACCTCCGAGAGCGCGAGCCCGGCCAGCTCGAGCCCCTGGCGCAGCGCAATCGCGACCTCG encodes the following:
- a CDS encoding type III pantothenate kinase is translated as MLLAIDVGNSHTTFGVFDGAELRCELRLSTRHGWTRDEVAIALRQGLELAGLALSEVGDAIIACVVPPALSALREALVRYAGFDPLVVGPGVRTGMPIRYDPPQDVGADRIVTAVAAHEAHGRDGCGIIIVDFGTATTFDVVSPAPEYLGGAIAPGIGISADALFTRAAKLPRVDTAKPDRVIGRNTVGAIQSGLVNGYIGLVEGLIARIRDEADFPVRVVATGGFAATLAAHTNAIDAVDDALVLQGLRIIHARNRGK